A stretch of the Rhinoderma darwinii isolate aRhiDar2 chromosome 3, aRhiDar2.hap1, whole genome shotgun sequence genome encodes the following:
- the VAMP8 gene encoding vesicle-associated membrane protein 8 → MDRRPETGGPTAQAGPDRVRDLQSEVEGVKNIMSQNVDRILARGENLDHLRNKTEDLEASSEHFKTTSQKVARKYWWKNIKMIAIICVIVGIIVLLIILLATGVIPT, encoded by the exons GAAACAGGAGGGCCTACGGCCCAAGCGGGCCCAGATCGTGTGAGGGACCTGCAAAGTGAGGTGGAGGGTGTGAAGAATATCATGTCTCAAAATGTGGATAGAATCCTAGCTCGAGGAGAAAACCTGGACCACTTGAGAAATAAGACAGAGGACCTGGAGGCCAGT TCTGAACACTTCAAGACCACATCGCAGAAAGTTGCCAGGAAATACTGGTGGAAAAACATAAAGATGATCGCTATAATTTGCGTGATTGTCGGAATCATCGTCCTGCTCATCATTCTTTTGGCCACTGGTGTCATCCCCACATAG